In one window of Streptomyces griseus subsp. griseus DNA:
- a CDS encoding ABC transporter ATP-binding protein — protein MTTDHQLTAEHLTLGYGDRTVVSSLDLVVPPGRITVVVGANACGKSTLLRSMSRLLAPREGRVVLDGKEVHRLPAKELARTLGLLPQSPVAPEGITVSDLVGRGRHPHQSMFSRWNEKDDAAVASALEATATEPLADRAVDELSGGQRQRVWIAMALAQQTDLLLLDEPTTFLDASHQIEVLDLLTDLNRSRGTTIVMVLHDLNLAARYADHLIALADGTLHAVGAPAEVLTEETVRAVFGLDSRVIEDPVSGRPLMLPIGRHHVLAG, from the coding sequence ATGACCACCGACCACCAACTGACCGCCGAACACCTCACCCTCGGCTACGGCGACCGTACGGTCGTCTCCTCCCTCGACCTCGTCGTACCGCCGGGCAGGATCACCGTCGTCGTCGGTGCCAACGCCTGCGGCAAGTCGACCCTGCTGCGCTCGATGTCCCGCCTGCTCGCACCCCGCGAGGGCCGGGTCGTGCTGGACGGCAAGGAGGTGCACCGCCTCCCCGCCAAGGAGTTGGCCCGTACGCTCGGCCTGCTGCCGCAGTCACCGGTGGCGCCCGAGGGCATCACCGTCTCCGACCTCGTGGGCCGGGGCCGCCACCCCCACCAGTCGATGTTCTCCCGCTGGAACGAGAAGGACGACGCCGCCGTGGCCTCGGCCCTGGAGGCGACGGCCACCGAACCGCTCGCCGACCGCGCCGTGGACGAGCTCTCCGGCGGCCAGCGCCAGCGCGTCTGGATCGCCATGGCCCTGGCCCAGCAGACCGACCTGCTCCTGCTGGACGAGCCCACCACGTTCCTGGACGCCAGCCACCAGATCGAGGTCCTGGACCTGCTCACCGACCTGAACCGGTCGCGCGGCACCACGATCGTGATGGTGCTCCACGACCTCAACCTCGCCGCCCGGTACGCCGACCACCTCATCGCCCTCGCCGACGGCACCCTGCACGCCGTCGGCGCCCCGGCCGAGGTGCTGACCGAGGAGACCGTCCGTGCCGTCTTCGGCCTGGACAGCCGCGTCATCGAGGACCCCGTGTCCGGCCGGCCCCTGATGCTGCCGATCGGCCGCCACCACGTCCTGGCGGGGTGA
- a CDS encoding FecCD family ABC transporter permease, whose product MSAPALTRPAPKEAYPASVAAATRRRIRGASRRRLVILVLAALVVTAFAVTLMAGRTFYPPGDVFRVILGEQVPGATFTVGRLRLPRAVLALVAGFSFGLAGVTFQTMLRNPLASPDIIGISSGASAAAAIAIVTLSLGEVQVSALAIAAGLGVALLVYSLAFRGGVVGTRLILIGIGISAMLDSVTSYVLSQAAEWDLQEAMRWLTGSLNGATWDQVVPVLAAAAVLTPLLLGQARSLSAMQLGDDTASALGVRVERTRITVIVAAVGLIAFATAAAGPIAFVAFLSGPIAARIVGAGGSLLVPAGLVGSLLVLVADFTGQFAFGERYPVGVVTGVLGAPYLVYLIIRTNRAGGSL is encoded by the coding sequence GTGAGCGCCCCCGCCCTCACCCGGCCGGCCCCCAAGGAGGCGTACCCGGCCTCCGTCGCGGCCGCCACCCGCCGCCGTATCCGGGGCGCCTCCCGCAGGCGCCTGGTGATCCTGGTCCTGGCCGCCCTCGTCGTCACCGCGTTCGCCGTGACGCTGATGGCCGGCCGGACGTTCTACCCGCCCGGCGACGTGTTCCGGGTGATCCTCGGCGAGCAGGTGCCGGGCGCCACCTTCACCGTCGGGCGGCTCCGGCTGCCGCGCGCGGTCCTCGCCCTGGTGGCCGGATTCAGCTTCGGGCTGGCCGGTGTCACCTTCCAGACGATGCTCCGCAACCCGCTCGCCAGCCCCGACATCATCGGCATCAGCTCCGGGGCGAGCGCGGCCGCGGCCATCGCCATCGTCACCCTCTCCCTCGGCGAGGTGCAGGTCTCCGCCCTCGCCATCGCCGCGGGCCTCGGTGTCGCCCTGCTCGTCTACTCGCTCGCCTTCCGGGGCGGAGTCGTCGGGACCCGGCTCATCCTCATCGGCATCGGCATCTCCGCGATGCTGGACAGCGTCACCTCCTACGTCCTCTCCCAGGCCGCCGAATGGGACCTCCAGGAGGCGATGCGGTGGCTGACCGGCAGCCTCAACGGCGCCACCTGGGACCAGGTCGTCCCCGTCCTGGCCGCGGCCGCCGTCCTCACCCCGCTCCTCCTCGGCCAGGCCCGCAGCCTCTCCGCGATGCAGCTCGGCGACGACACCGCCTCCGCCCTCGGCGTACGGGTCGAACGCACCCGGATCACCGTGATCGTGGCCGCCGTCGGGCTCATCGCCTTCGCCACGGCCGCCGCCGGGCCCATCGCGTTCGTGGCGTTCCTCTCCGGCCCCATCGCGGCCCGGATCGTCGGCGCGGGCGGCTCCCTGCTGGTGCCCGCCGGGCTCGTCGGCTCCCTGCTGGTCCTCGTCGCCGACTTCACCGGCCAGTTCGCCTTCGGCGAGCGCTACCCGGTGGGTGTCGTCACCGGCGTCCTCGGCGCCCCCTACCTCGTCTACCTCATCATCCGCACCAACCGGGCGGGAGGCTCGCTATGA
- a CDS encoding FecCD family ABC transporter permease, whose protein sequence is MARRPAGVRTLWLLAAVLLLAAVMVASVAFGSRDVPWADVQAALGGADETLGQAAATKRIPRTVLAVVIGAALGLAGGVMQGVTRNPLADPGILGVNMGASLAVVTAVAFFGLSSPTGYIWVAIAGAALSALFVYTVGTLGRGGATPLKLALAGAATSAAFASLVSAVILPRNDIAGSFKLWQIGGVGGASFERIGQVAPFLAVGFAICLLSARALNSLALGDELAAGLGERVAVARAVAALGAVLLCGAATAVAGPIGFVGLVVPHTCRLLVGVDHRWLLPLSALLGAVLLTAADVAGRIVARPAEIDVGIVTALIGAPFFIYIVRRQKVRAL, encoded by the coding sequence ATGGCCCGGCGTCCGGCGGGCGTCCGCACGCTCTGGCTCCTCGCCGCCGTCCTCCTCCTGGCCGCCGTCATGGTGGCGTCCGTCGCGTTCGGCTCGCGCGACGTCCCCTGGGCCGACGTCCAGGCGGCGCTCGGCGGAGCCGACGAGACCCTGGGGCAGGCGGCGGCCACGAAGCGGATCCCCCGTACGGTCCTCGCGGTCGTCATCGGCGCCGCGCTGGGCCTCGCCGGCGGGGTGATGCAGGGCGTGACCCGTAACCCGCTGGCCGACCCGGGCATCCTCGGCGTCAACATGGGCGCCTCGCTCGCCGTCGTCACCGCCGTCGCGTTCTTCGGGCTCTCCTCGCCGACCGGCTACATCTGGGTGGCCATCGCGGGCGCCGCCCTCTCCGCCCTGTTCGTCTACACCGTCGGGACGCTCGGCAGAGGCGGGGCCACCCCGCTCAAGCTGGCACTCGCCGGGGCCGCGACCTCCGCCGCGTTCGCCTCGCTCGTCAGCGCCGTCATCCTGCCCCGTAACGACATCGCCGGAAGCTTCAAGCTCTGGCAGATCGGCGGCGTCGGCGGCGCCTCCTTCGAGCGCATCGGACAGGTGGCGCCGTTCCTCGCGGTCGGCTTCGCCATCTGCCTGCTCTCCGCGCGCGCCCTCAACTCCCTTGCTCTGGGAGACGAGTTGGCGGCCGGACTCGGTGAACGGGTCGCCGTCGCAAGGGCGGTCGCCGCGCTCGGTGCCGTACTGCTGTGCGGAGCGGCGACCGCCGTCGCCGGACCCATCGGCTTCGTCGGGCTCGTCGTCCCGCACACCTGCCGGCTGCTCGTCGGCGTCGACCACCGCTGGCTGCTGCCGCTCTCGGCACTGCTCGGCGCGGTCCTGCTCACCGCCGCCGATGTGGCCGGGCGGATCGTCGCGCGCCCCGCCGAGATCGACGTGGGCATCGTGACCGCGCTGATCGGCGCCCCCTTCTTCATCTACATCGTCCGCCGACAGAAGGTGCGTGCCCTGTGA
- a CDS encoding iron-siderophore ABC transporter substrate-binding protein, whose amino-acid sequence MSSHRLRLLAVAAALVSVAACGGNGNGDAGNKKGEGSAAGGFPLTVEHALGKTTIPAKPKRVATVNWANHEVPLALGVVPVGMAAANFGDDDGNGVLPWVEERLTELKAKTPVLFDETDGIDFEAVADTKPDVILAAYSGLTKKDYDTLSEIAPVVAYPDAAWATPWREIIRTNSEAIGLADEGEKLITKLDGDIAKTAAKYPQLKGKSAMFMTHVDPNDVSEIGFYTTHDTRTQFFEDLGMTTPGSIAKASEGTKKFALTKSAEQIDAFDDVDIITGYGDDTGDLLKAITKDPLLSKIPAVKRSSTYLLPGSSPLATAANPTPLSIGYVLDDYAAALAKAADKVK is encoded by the coding sequence ATGTCCTCACACCGCCTCCGCCTGCTCGCCGTGGCAGCCGCCCTCGTCTCCGTCGCCGCCTGCGGCGGGAACGGCAACGGTGACGCCGGGAACAAGAAGGGCGAGGGGAGCGCCGCCGGCGGCTTCCCGCTGACGGTCGAACACGCCCTGGGCAAGACCACCATCCCCGCCAAGCCGAAGCGCGTCGCCACGGTCAACTGGGCCAACCACGAGGTGCCGCTGGCCCTCGGTGTCGTGCCCGTCGGCATGGCCGCCGCCAACTTCGGCGACGACGACGGCAACGGGGTGCTGCCCTGGGTCGAGGAGCGGCTGACCGAGCTCAAGGCCAAGACGCCGGTGCTGTTCGACGAGACCGACGGGATCGACTTCGAGGCCGTCGCCGACACCAAGCCCGACGTCATCCTCGCCGCCTACTCCGGGCTGACCAAGAAGGACTACGACACCCTCAGCGAGATCGCCCCCGTCGTCGCCTACCCGGACGCCGCCTGGGCGACCCCGTGGCGCGAGATCATCCGCACCAACAGCGAGGCGATCGGCCTCGCCGACGAGGGCGAGAAGCTGATCACGAAGCTGGACGGGGACATAGCGAAGACCGCCGCCAAGTACCCGCAGCTCAAGGGCAAGTCGGCGATGTTCATGACGCACGTCGACCCCAACGACGTCAGCGAGATCGGCTTCTACACCACCCACGACACCCGGACGCAGTTCTTCGAGGACCTGGGCATGACGACCCCGGGCAGCATCGCGAAGGCGTCCGAGGGGACGAAGAAGTTCGCCCTCACCAAGAGCGCCGAGCAGATCGACGCGTTCGACGACGTGGACATCATCACCGGCTACGGCGACGACACGGGCGACCTGCTCAAGGCGATCACCAAGGACCCGCTGCTCTCCAAGATCCCTGCCGTCAAGCGCAGTTCGACCTATCTGCTGCCCGGCAGCTCGCCGCTGGCCACCGCCGCCAACCCGACGCCGCTGTCGATCGGTTACGTGCTGGACGACTACGCCGCGGCGCTCGCCAAGGCCGCGGACAAGGTCAAGTGA
- a CDS encoding helix-turn-helix domain-containing protein: MTRETRSLPAHAPGSVDTPFVIQPYDEVVSHDTLWDAHSHPFHELLWNERGASSAVVGERIWTITPALGLWMPAGTLHSGSATAGTWFRASFFGFRTTSSISDTPVAVEITPLLRLLLERLGEPGLAPSSRSATEALVLDVLAPSPRELLVQIPTSDLLRPVADAVREDPGDQRTLAEWAAELEVSTRTITRAFSAETGTSFVRWVAAVRAQRAIDLLTRGWDVESVAEQVGYRSASAFGVAFRRTTGLTPGSFRAG; encoded by the coding sequence ATGACCAGGGAGACCCGATCGCTGCCGGCGCATGCGCCCGGATCGGTCGACACCCCCTTCGTCATCCAGCCCTACGACGAGGTCGTCTCCCACGACACCCTCTGGGACGCCCACTCCCACCCCTTCCACGAACTGCTCTGGAACGAGCGGGGCGCCTCCTCGGCGGTGGTCGGCGAACGCATCTGGACGATCACCCCCGCCCTGGGCCTGTGGATGCCCGCCGGGACCCTGCACTCCGGATCGGCGACGGCGGGCACCTGGTTCCGCGCGAGCTTCTTCGGCTTCCGGACGACGTCGTCGATCTCCGACACCCCGGTCGCCGTCGAGATCACCCCCCTGCTGCGCCTCCTGCTGGAACGGCTCGGCGAACCCGGACTCGCCCCCTCCTCCCGGTCCGCGACCGAGGCGCTCGTCCTCGACGTCCTCGCGCCCTCACCCCGGGAACTGCTCGTGCAGATCCCCACCTCCGACCTCCTGCGCCCCGTCGCGGACGCGGTACGCGAGGATCCGGGCGACCAGCGGACGCTGGCGGAGTGGGCGGCCGAGCTGGAGGTGAGCACCCGGACGATCACGCGCGCGTTCAGCGCCGAGACGGGCACGAGCTTCGTCCGCTGGGTCGCGGCGGTCCGCGCCCAGCGCGCGATCGACCTGCTGACCCGTGGCTGGGACGTCGAGTCGGTGGCCGAACAGGTCGGCTACCGCTCGGCGAGCGCCTTCGGTGTGGCCTTCCGGCGGACGACCGGGCTGACGCCGGGCTCCTTCCGGGCGGGGTGA
- a CDS encoding EF-hand domain-containing protein → MTTEATRRVALVFSLFDANANGVLEADDFDLMAERVVRQAHASDQAAKDAMRAAFRRYWTTLLTELDADGDGEISFEEFTACVLSPERFDATVAVFAEALAALGDPDGDGLIERPLFMALMTAIGFEPANIDALFDAFEPADGDRIRVETWVAGIKDYYAPGKAGIPGDHLVVGTPV, encoded by the coding sequence ATGACCACTGAGGCCACCCGGCGGGTCGCGCTCGTCTTCTCCCTGTTCGATGCCAACGCCAACGGGGTCCTGGAGGCCGACGACTTCGATCTCATGGCCGAGCGCGTGGTGCGGCAGGCGCATGCGTCGGACCAGGCGGCGAAGGACGCGATGCGCGCGGCGTTCCGTCGGTACTGGACGACCCTGCTCACCGAACTCGACGCCGACGGGGACGGCGAGATCAGCTTCGAGGAGTTCACCGCCTGTGTGCTGTCGCCGGAGCGGTTCGACGCGACGGTCGCCGTCTTCGCCGAGGCGCTGGCCGCGCTCGGCGACCCGGACGGCGACGGGCTGATCGAGCGTCCCCTGTTCATGGCGCTGATGACGGCGATCGGGTTCGAGCCCGCCAACATCGACGCGCTCTTCGACGCGTTCGAGCCGGCCGACGGCGACCGGATCCGGGTGGAGACGTGGGTCGCCGGGATCAAGGACTACTACGCCCCCGGAAAGGCCGGCATCCCCGGCGACCACCTGGTCGTCGGCACCCCGGTCTGA
- a CDS encoding acyl-CoA thioesterase: MTFSVDVTVRGYELDTQGHLNQAVYLQYAEHARWELLRAAGLPQEKLLADGIGPVQLEVTVKYLRELRGGERVRVTCRFEYGSGKTFTLEQQVVMEDGSVAAEITGVAGVLDLAERRLVPDPQGRLAALAGDPDLLTG, translated from the coding sequence ATGACCTTCTCCGTTGACGTGACCGTGCGCGGCTACGAACTCGACACTCAGGGCCACCTCAACCAGGCCGTCTACCTCCAGTACGCCGAACACGCCCGCTGGGAGCTGCTGCGGGCCGCCGGGCTTCCCCAGGAGAAGCTGCTGGCCGACGGGATCGGCCCGGTGCAGCTGGAGGTCACCGTGAAGTACCTGCGCGAGCTGCGGGGCGGGGAGCGGGTACGCGTCACCTGCCGCTTCGAGTACGGCTCGGGGAAGACGTTCACCCTGGAGCAGCAGGTCGTCATGGAGGACGGCTCGGTGGCGGCGGAGATCACCGGGGTGGCCGGCGTCCTCGATCTGGCCGAACGCCGCCTCGTCCCGGACCCGCAGGGCCGCCTGGCCGCGCTGGCGGGCGACCCGGACCTGCTGACCGGCTGA
- a CDS encoding carbohydrate binding domain-containing protein produces MRRTPHRLSGRPLAAALAAGLLGLLTSVPQAAPAPAGTPVAATAAAEATATVFYSTKTRNWSAYHLHYALDGGSWTTVPGSRMQSACTDWVKFTVPLGGASGLRAAFNNGSGTWDNNAGRDYDLGTGNITVKDGVVAHSDPCAGTGPEEPDPGGPNTASVYYATSTVGWSTVNLHYRPHGGAWTAVPGVGMEAACAGWVKRTVDLGGATGLQAAFNNGNGVWDNNNGGDYTLPAGLTIVQDRKVTATAKDPCAAEEPDTEAPSVPTGARAAADGVSVLVTWEPATDNRGVTKYQVTRTGGTKGTLVTDAGSTVLADTGLEARTAYRYTVRAVDAAGNVSAESAPATATTGEKPTAPATGTPLGTDPRKDPIYFVLTARFNDGDATNNRGGSQHEKSGNAAGDDPMFRGDFKGLVQKLDYVKGLGFSAIWITPVVLNRSDYDYHGYHGYDFYRVDPRLESAGASYQDLINAAHAKGMKIYQDIVHNHSSRWGAKGLFTPTAYGVRDSQWSRYYDERNDGFAYDGLTVEPKSGKSYYNGDLWSTAEPSGNTCVGWGTPTGQTSPEGYRIYNCQWPSPTSGMFPKALYHNCWIGNWEGEDSRSCWLHDDLADLNTENAQVQNYLIGAYNKYIDMGVDGFRLDTAVHIPRTTWNRRFLPAIQERVTQRFGAEAARNFFVFGEVAAFVNDKWNRGSVNHSAQFFTWKERKEYSADDEKAALEMYGYEQQQGTAAQPVSDNAFLRGNAYHAPDRSRFSGMNVIDMRMHMNFGDADNAFHNGKDSDDSYHDATYNVVYVDSHDYGPNKSSERYAGGTDAWAENMSLMWTFRGIPTLYYGSEIEFQKGKRIDCGPTCPLASTGRAYFGDRLAGEVTASDFGKVASATGKVADTLAAPLARHLQRLNEIRRAIPALQMGQYATEGISGSMAYKRRYTDTASGTDSFALVTVSGSATYTGIPNGTYQDAVTGDTKVVSGGTLAVPAPGKGNLRVYVLDLGGKNAAPGKIGAAGPYLK; encoded by the coding sequence ATGAGACGCACCCCTCACCGGCTGTCCGGACGCCCGCTCGCGGCGGCCCTGGCAGCCGGACTGCTGGGACTCCTCACCTCCGTTCCGCAGGCGGCTCCCGCCCCGGCCGGCACCCCCGTCGCGGCCACGGCCGCCGCCGAGGCCACAGCGACCGTCTTCTACTCCACGAAGACCCGCAACTGGTCGGCGTACCACCTGCATTACGCCCTCGACGGCGGCTCCTGGACCACCGTGCCCGGCAGCCGTATGCAGTCCGCCTGCACCGACTGGGTCAAGTTCACCGTCCCCCTCGGCGGCGCGAGCGGGCTGAGAGCCGCCTTCAACAACGGCTCGGGCACCTGGGACAACAACGCGGGCCGCGACTACGACCTGGGCACCGGGAACATCACCGTCAAGGACGGGGTCGTGGCGCACAGCGACCCGTGCGCGGGCACGGGCCCCGAGGAGCCGGACCCCGGCGGGCCGAACACCGCCTCCGTCTACTACGCGACGTCCACCGTCGGCTGGTCCACCGTCAACCTGCACTACCGCCCGCACGGCGGAGCCTGGACGGCGGTCCCGGGCGTCGGCATGGAGGCGGCCTGCGCGGGCTGGGTGAAGCGGACCGTCGACCTGGGCGGCGCCACCGGCCTCCAGGCCGCGTTCAACAACGGCAACGGGGTCTGGGACAACAACAACGGCGGTGACTACACCCTCCCTGCCGGGCTCACCATCGTGCAGGACCGCAAGGTGACCGCCACGGCGAAGGACCCCTGCGCCGCCGAGGAGCCGGACACCGAGGCACCCTCCGTGCCCACCGGGGCGAGGGCCGCGGCGGACGGGGTGTCCGTCCTGGTGACCTGGGAACCCGCCACCGACAACCGGGGGGTGACGAAATATCAGGTCACACGGACCGGCGGCACGAAGGGCACCCTGGTCACCGATGCCGGCTCCACCGTCCTGGCCGACACCGGACTCGAGGCCAGGACCGCCTACCGCTACACCGTCCGGGCCGTCGACGCCGCCGGGAACGTCTCGGCCGAGTCCGCCCCGGCCACCGCCACCACCGGTGAGAAGCCCACCGCACCGGCGACGGGCACACCGCTGGGCACCGATCCCCGCAAGGACCCCATCTACTTCGTGCTCACGGCCCGCTTCAACGACGGCGACGCCACGAACAACCGAGGCGGCAGCCAGCACGAGAAGTCGGGCAACGCGGCCGGCGACGACCCCATGTTCCGGGGGGACTTCAAGGGACTGGTGCAGAAACTCGACTACGTCAAAGGGCTCGGCTTCTCCGCGATCTGGATCACGCCGGTCGTCCTCAACCGCTCGGACTACGACTACCACGGCTACCACGGCTACGACTTCTACAGGGTCGACCCACGGCTGGAGTCGGCCGGCGCCTCGTACCAGGATCTCATCAACGCGGCCCACGCCAAGGGCATGAAGATCTACCAGGACATCGTCCACAACCACTCCTCGCGCTGGGGCGCCAAGGGCCTGTTCACCCCGACGGCGTACGGCGTCCGCGACTCCCAGTGGAGCCGGTACTACGACGAGAGGAACGACGGCTTCGCGTACGACGGCCTCACCGTCGAGCCCAAGTCGGGGAAGTCGTACTACAACGGCGACCTGTGGTCCACGGCCGAGCCGTCCGGCAACACCTGCGTAGGCTGGGGCACACCCACCGGGCAGACCTCACCGGAGGGGTACCGGATCTACAACTGCCAGTGGCCGAGCCCCACTTCGGGGATGTTCCCCAAGGCGCTCTACCACAACTGCTGGATCGGGAACTGGGAGGGCGAGGACTCCCGCTCCTGCTGGCTGCACGACGACCTCGCCGATCTCAACACCGAGAACGCCCAGGTGCAGAACTACCTGATCGGCGCGTACAACAAGTACATCGACATGGGCGTCGACGGCTTCCGGCTCGACACGGCGGTGCACATCCCCCGCACCACCTGGAACCGCCGCTTCCTCCCCGCGATCCAGGAGCGGGTAACCCAGCGGTTCGGCGCCGAGGCGGCGCGGAACTTCTTCGTCTTCGGCGAGGTCGCCGCCTTCGTCAACGACAAGTGGAACCGCGGATCGGTCAACCACTCCGCGCAGTTCTTCACGTGGAAGGAGCGCAAGGAGTACAGCGCGGACGACGAGAAGGCCGCCCTGGAGATGTACGGCTACGAGCAGCAGCAGGGCACGGCGGCCCAGCCCGTATCCGACAACGCCTTCCTCAGGGGGAACGCCTACCACGCACCGGACCGCAGCCGGTTCTCCGGGATGAACGTCATCGACATGCGGATGCACATGAACTTCGGTGACGCGGACAACGCCTTCCACAACGGCAAGGACTCCGACGACAGTTACCACGACGCCACCTACAACGTGGTCTACGTCGACAGCCACGACTACGGGCCCAACAAGAGCAGCGAGCGGTACGCGGGCGGCACGGACGCGTGGGCCGAGAACATGTCGCTGATGTGGACCTTCCGGGGCATCCCGACGCTCTACTACGGCTCCGAGATCGAGTTCCAGAAGGGGAAGCGGATCGACTGCGGGCCCACGTGTCCGCTGGCCTCGACCGGACGGGCGTACTTCGGGGACCGGCTGGCCGGTGAGGTGACGGCGTCCGATTTCGGCAAGGTGGCCTCGGCCACCGGCAAGGTCGCCGACACGCTGGCCGCGCCCCTGGCCCGGCACCTTCAGCGGCTCAACGAGATCCGGCGCGCGATCCCCGCGCTCCAGATGGGCCAGTACGCGACGGAGGGCATCAGCGGCTCCATGGCGTACAAACGGCGCTACACCGACACGGCGAGCGGCACCGACAGCTTCGCCCTGGTGACGGTCTCCGGGAGTGCCACGTACACCGGCATCCCCAACGGCACGTACCAGGACGCCGTGACGGGTGACACCAAGGTGGTGAGCGGAGGCACGCTCGCGGTCCCGGCCCCCGGGAAGGGGAACCTGCGCGTGTACGTCCTGGACCTCGGCGGGAAGAACGCCGCGCCCGGGAAGATCGGCGCTGCGGGCCCGTACCTCAAGTAG
- a CDS encoding aldose epimerase family protein, producing MPTVHRKPFGRAHGKSDTDLWTLDSGTGVRAGILTYGGVLHSLTVPDTDGAPGPVVRSLPALDDYTDKNPYFGAIVGRYANRIAHGRFTLDGTTHHIPANDRGHALHGGPDGFHTKVWQATADRTDSAAVLRLTLHSPDGDMGFPGALDVTATYTLDTTGTLALEYTAVTDRPTVVNLTNHAYLNLGADDILGHTLQVDADDYLPVDAGSIPEGPPAPVTGTPFDLTTAQPIRNALSRPHPQLALAGGFDHCWVLREAAPGTLRRAARLTAPGDRRTLELWTTEPGLQVYTANQLDSAFTDGTGRRHERHGSLCLETQHLPDSPNHPAHPSTVLRPGETLRSRTEWRFPHLHGKGNRLRPSTTA from the coding sequence ATGCCCACCGTGCACCGCAAACCGTTCGGCCGCGCCCACGGGAAGAGCGACACCGACCTCTGGACCCTGGACTCCGGCACCGGCGTACGGGCCGGGATCCTCACCTACGGCGGTGTCCTGCACAGCCTCACCGTGCCGGACACCGACGGCGCCCCCGGCCCGGTCGTCCGCTCGCTGCCCGCCCTCGACGACTACACCGACAAGAACCCCTACTTCGGGGCGATCGTCGGCCGGTACGCCAACCGCATCGCCCACGGCCGCTTCACCCTCGACGGCACCACGCACCACATCCCCGCCAACGACCGGGGCCACGCCCTGCACGGCGGCCCGGACGGCTTCCACACCAAGGTCTGGCAGGCCACCGCCGACCGAACGGACTCCGCCGCCGTCCTCCGCCTCACCCTGCACAGCCCCGACGGCGACATGGGCTTCCCCGGCGCACTCGACGTCACCGCCACCTACACCCTGGACACCACCGGCACGCTCGCCCTGGAGTACACGGCCGTCACCGACCGGCCCACCGTCGTCAACCTCACCAACCACGCCTACCTCAACCTCGGCGCCGACGACATCCTCGGCCACACCCTCCAGGTCGATGCCGACGACTACCTCCCCGTCGACGCGGGCTCCATCCCCGAAGGCCCGCCGGCCCCGGTCACCGGCACCCCCTTCGACCTCACCACCGCGCAGCCGATACGGAACGCCCTCTCCCGCCCCCACCCCCAACTCGCCCTGGCCGGCGGCTTCGACCACTGCTGGGTACTGCGCGAGGCGGCCCCCGGCACCCTCCGCCGCGCCGCCCGCCTCACCGCCCCCGGCGACCGGCGCACCCTGGAGCTGTGGACCACCGAACCGGGGCTCCAGGTCTACACCGCCAACCAACTCGACAGCGCGTTCACCGACGGCACCGGCCGCCGCCACGAACGCCACGGCTCGCTCTGCCTGGAGACCCAGCACCTGCCCGACTCACCCAACCACCCCGCCCACCCCAGCACCGTGCTGCGCCCCGGCGAAACCCTGCGCAGCCGCACCGAATGGCGCTTTCCGCATCTGCACGGGAAGGGAAACCGGTTGCGGCCCTCCACAACCGCCTGA